In Musa acuminata AAA Group cultivar baxijiao chromosome BXJ2-3, Cavendish_Baxijiao_AAA, whole genome shotgun sequence, the following proteins share a genomic window:
- the LOC135608455 gene encoding uncharacterized protein LOC135608455 isoform X1: MQSNCVESTRHSLKRKKKERAEKGGVGIQNRGTVGNAGTVMSPSPAAHPTTCAKTTSVRRKRTIALHQESAPVVVVLPLPIERITRRFLFPWTPPPTTMASLSLAGLLPATSSVSASRSFLFRPVPCKSPSACPSLQFPSPNSSPIRGRLFWRCAFRRRLDGVASEEEDVEEWDEEEDWEIEEEEEEDDLSSLDLKSMEEEAIDAVRQYSQSLSTELGFEDEVSERKHASEKQKLKKSSSKHIPDHLLPRVTIVGRPNVGKSALFNRLVGGNRAIVVDEPGVTRDRLYGRSFWGDHEFMVVDTGGVMTFSRSQIDVMEELAITTTVGMDGIPLTVREAAVARMPSMIERQATAAVEEAAVLIFLVDGQAGLVAADMEIADWLRKNYSDKCVILAVNKCESPRKGLMQASEFWSLGFSPLPISAISGTGTGELLDLVCSELKAIEASDSNEEEENYIPSIAIVGRPNVGKSSILNALVGEDRTIVSPISGTTRDAIDTEITGPDGQKYRLIDTAGIRKRAAVASAGSTTEVLSVNRALRAICRSDVVALVIEAMACITEQDVRIAERIEKEGKGCVIVVNKWDTIPNKNQQTTTYYDQDVREKVRLLDWAPIVYSTAISGHSVDKIIADVGMVEKERSRRLGTSILNQVVQEALAFKPPPRTRGGKRGRVYYSTQAAIRPPTFVFFVNDAKLFPETYRRYMEKQLRKDAGFPGTPIRLLWRSRRRGDKGKAGDTNPSTSSAADKFAAVA; the protein is encoded by the exons ATGCAAAGCAATTGCGTCGAATCGACGCGGCATTCtcttaaaaggaaaaagaaggaaagagcgGAAAAAGGAGGCGTGGGAATCCAAAACCGCGGCACCGTCGGTAACGCCGGGACGGTAATGTCACCTTCGCCCGCGGCGCATCCAACCACATGCGCGAAAACG ACTTCGGTGAGGCGAAAAAGGACAATAGCATTACATCAAGAGTCGGCGCCAGTCGTTGTTGTCCTCCCGCTTCCCATCGAGCGGATAACACGGCGCTTCCTCTTTCCTTGGACTCCCCCTCCGACGACGATGGCGTCGCTTTCGCTCGCCGGTCTTCTTCCCGCGACTTCCTCGGTCTCTGCTTCTCGCTCGTTCCTTTTCCGTCCAGTCCCTTGCAAAAGCCCTTCGGCATGCCCCTCTCTGCAATTTCCTTCTCCGAATTCGAGCCCCATTCGCGGTAGACTCTTCTGGCGGTGCGCGTTCCGGCGGCGGCTCGACGGCGTGGCCAGCGAGGAAGAAGACGTGGAAGAATGGGACGAAGAGGAGGACTGGGaaatagaggaggaggaggaggaggatgatctCTCTTCTCTCGACCTCAAATCGATGGAGGAAGAGGCGATTGATGCTGTCAGACAGTACTCCCAATCTTTATCCACCGAATTGGGCTTCG AGGATGAGGTCAGTGAGAGGAAGCATGCAAGTGAGAAGCAGAAGTTAAAGAAGAGTTCTAGCAAACAT ATTCCAGACCATCTTCTTCCAAGAGTAACTATTGTTGGAAGGCCAAATGTCGGTAAATCAGCATTATTCAATCGGCTTGTGGGG GGGAACAGGGCAATTGTTGTTGATGAACCGGGGGTTACCAGAGATCGTTTATATGGAAGATCCTTTTGGGGGGACCATGAGTTTATGGTAGTGGATACTGGTGGAGTTATGACCTTTTCCAGATCACAGATTGATGTTATGGAAGAACTTGCAATTACTACAACTGTTGGTATGGATGGGATTCCTCTTACTGTTAGGGAAGCAGCTGTTGCTAGGATGCCCTCCATGATTGAGAGACAAGCAACTGCTGCAGTGGAGGAAGCAGCTGTGTTAATATTTCTTGTTGATGGCCAG GCTGGCCTCGTAGCAGCTGATATGGAAATTGCTGACTGGTTGCGTAAAAATTACTCGGATAAGTGTGTTATCCTTGCTGTAAATAAATGTGAATCTCCACGCAAGGGACTGATGCAAGCATCAGAATTTTGGTCCTTAGG GTTTTCTCCTTTGCCAATATCAGCCATTTCCGGCACTGGAACTGGGGAGCTCCTTGATCTTGTCTGTTCAGAACTGAAAGCTATTGAG GCCTCAGACagcaatgaagaagaagaaaactacATTCCTTCTATTGCTATTGTTGGTAGACCAAATGTTGGGAAAAGTAGCATATTAAATGCATTGGTCGGGGAGGATAGAACAATTGTTAGCCCAATCAGTGGGACAACTCGTGATGCTATAGATACTGAAATTACTGGACCAGATGGACAG AAGTACAGGCTCATTGACACTGCTGGCATCCGAAAAAGAGCAGCAGTAGCATCTGCTGGTAGCACTACTGAGGTATTATCAGTAAATCGGGCATTGCGAGCCATCTGTCGGTCAGATGTGGTAGCTCTTGTTATTGAAGCCATGGCTTGTATTACAGAACAG GACGTCAGGATTGCTGAAAGAATTGAGAAAGAAGGAAAAGGTTGTGTCATTGTTGTAAACAAATGGGACACAATACCAAACAAGAATCAACAGACAACAACATACTATGACCAAGATGTAAGGGAAAAAGTCCGATTGCTTGATTGGGCACCAATTGTCTATTCGACCGCAATTAGCGGCCACAGTGTGGATAA GATAATTGCTGATGTTGGCATGGTTGAAAAGGAGCGATCTAGAAGGTTAGGTACCTCAATCCTTAATCAGGTGGTGCAGGAAGCTCTGGCCTTCAAACCACCGCCAAGAACAAGAGGTGGCAAACGAGGGCGTGTTTACTACAGCACTCAG GCTGCTATACGACCGCCTACCTTTGTTTTCTTCGTCAATGATGCAAAGCTTTTTCCAGAAACCTACCGGCGCTACATGGAAAAACAGCTAAGGAAGGATGCAGGTTTTCCTGGTACCCCTATTCGACTTTTATGGCGCAGCAGAAGGAGAGGGGATAAAG GTAAGGCTGGAGACACCAACCCATCGACTTCGAGTGCTGCTGACAAATTTGCGGCTGTAGCGTGA
- the LOC135608455 gene encoding uncharacterized protein LOC135608455 isoform X2 produces MQSNCVESTRHSLKRKKKERAEKGGVGIQNRGTVGNAGTVMSPSPAAHPTTCAKTTSVRRKRTIALHQESAPVVVVLPLPIERITRRFLFPWTPPPTTMASLSLAGLLPATSSVSASRSFLFRPVPCKSPSACPSLQFPSPNSSPIRGRLFWRCAFRRRLDGVASEEEDVEEWDEEEDWEIEEEEEEDDLSSLDLKSMEEEAIDAVRQYSQSLSTELGFEDEVSERKHASEKQKLKKSSSKHIPDHLLPRVTIVGRPNVGKSALFNRLVGGNRAIVVDEPGVTRDRLYGRSFWGDHEFMVVDTGGVMTFSRSQIDVMEELAITTTVGMDGIPLTVREAAVARMPSMIERQATAAVEEAAVLIFLVDGQAGLVAADMEIADWLRKNYSDKCVILAVNKCESPRKGLMQASEFWSLGFSPLPISAISGTGTGELLDLVCSELKAIEKYRLIDTAGIRKRAAVASAGSTTEVLSVNRALRAICRSDVVALVIEAMACITEQDVRIAERIEKEGKGCVIVVNKWDTIPNKNQQTTTYYDQDVREKVRLLDWAPIVYSTAISGHSVDKIIADVGMVEKERSRRLGTSILNQVVQEALAFKPPPRTRGGKRGRVYYSTQAAIRPPTFVFFVNDAKLFPETYRRYMEKQLRKDAGFPGTPIRLLWRSRRRGDKGKAGDTNPSTSSAADKFAAVA; encoded by the exons ATGCAAAGCAATTGCGTCGAATCGACGCGGCATTCtcttaaaaggaaaaagaaggaaagagcgGAAAAAGGAGGCGTGGGAATCCAAAACCGCGGCACCGTCGGTAACGCCGGGACGGTAATGTCACCTTCGCCCGCGGCGCATCCAACCACATGCGCGAAAACG ACTTCGGTGAGGCGAAAAAGGACAATAGCATTACATCAAGAGTCGGCGCCAGTCGTTGTTGTCCTCCCGCTTCCCATCGAGCGGATAACACGGCGCTTCCTCTTTCCTTGGACTCCCCCTCCGACGACGATGGCGTCGCTTTCGCTCGCCGGTCTTCTTCCCGCGACTTCCTCGGTCTCTGCTTCTCGCTCGTTCCTTTTCCGTCCAGTCCCTTGCAAAAGCCCTTCGGCATGCCCCTCTCTGCAATTTCCTTCTCCGAATTCGAGCCCCATTCGCGGTAGACTCTTCTGGCGGTGCGCGTTCCGGCGGCGGCTCGACGGCGTGGCCAGCGAGGAAGAAGACGTGGAAGAATGGGACGAAGAGGAGGACTGGGaaatagaggaggaggaggaggaggatgatctCTCTTCTCTCGACCTCAAATCGATGGAGGAAGAGGCGATTGATGCTGTCAGACAGTACTCCCAATCTTTATCCACCGAATTGGGCTTCG AGGATGAGGTCAGTGAGAGGAAGCATGCAAGTGAGAAGCAGAAGTTAAAGAAGAGTTCTAGCAAACAT ATTCCAGACCATCTTCTTCCAAGAGTAACTATTGTTGGAAGGCCAAATGTCGGTAAATCAGCATTATTCAATCGGCTTGTGGGG GGGAACAGGGCAATTGTTGTTGATGAACCGGGGGTTACCAGAGATCGTTTATATGGAAGATCCTTTTGGGGGGACCATGAGTTTATGGTAGTGGATACTGGTGGAGTTATGACCTTTTCCAGATCACAGATTGATGTTATGGAAGAACTTGCAATTACTACAACTGTTGGTATGGATGGGATTCCTCTTACTGTTAGGGAAGCAGCTGTTGCTAGGATGCCCTCCATGATTGAGAGACAAGCAACTGCTGCAGTGGAGGAAGCAGCTGTGTTAATATTTCTTGTTGATGGCCAG GCTGGCCTCGTAGCAGCTGATATGGAAATTGCTGACTGGTTGCGTAAAAATTACTCGGATAAGTGTGTTATCCTTGCTGTAAATAAATGTGAATCTCCACGCAAGGGACTGATGCAAGCATCAGAATTTTGGTCCTTAGG GTTTTCTCCTTTGCCAATATCAGCCATTTCCGGCACTGGAACTGGGGAGCTCCTTGATCTTGTCTGTTCAGAACTGAAAGCTATTGAG AAGTACAGGCTCATTGACACTGCTGGCATCCGAAAAAGAGCAGCAGTAGCATCTGCTGGTAGCACTACTGAGGTATTATCAGTAAATCGGGCATTGCGAGCCATCTGTCGGTCAGATGTGGTAGCTCTTGTTATTGAAGCCATGGCTTGTATTACAGAACAG GACGTCAGGATTGCTGAAAGAATTGAGAAAGAAGGAAAAGGTTGTGTCATTGTTGTAAACAAATGGGACACAATACCAAACAAGAATCAACAGACAACAACATACTATGACCAAGATGTAAGGGAAAAAGTCCGATTGCTTGATTGGGCACCAATTGTCTATTCGACCGCAATTAGCGGCCACAGTGTGGATAA GATAATTGCTGATGTTGGCATGGTTGAAAAGGAGCGATCTAGAAGGTTAGGTACCTCAATCCTTAATCAGGTGGTGCAGGAAGCTCTGGCCTTCAAACCACCGCCAAGAACAAGAGGTGGCAAACGAGGGCGTGTTTACTACAGCACTCAG GCTGCTATACGACCGCCTACCTTTGTTTTCTTCGTCAATGATGCAAAGCTTTTTCCAGAAACCTACCGGCGCTACATGGAAAAACAGCTAAGGAAGGATGCAGGTTTTCCTGGTACCCCTATTCGACTTTTATGGCGCAGCAGAAGGAGAGGGGATAAAG GTAAGGCTGGAGACACCAACCCATCGACTTCGAGTGCTGCTGACAAATTTGCGGCTGTAGCGTGA
- the LOC135608455 gene encoding uncharacterized protein LOC135608455 isoform X4, which yields MSIPDHLLPRVTIVGRPNVGKSALFNRLVGGNRAIVVDEPGVTRDRLYGRSFWGDHEFMVVDTGGVMTFSRSQIDVMEELAITTTVGMDGIPLTVREAAVARMPSMIERQATAAVEEAAVLIFLVDGQAGLVAADMEIADWLRKNYSDKCVILAVNKCESPRKGLMQASEFWSLGFSPLPISAISGTGTGELLDLVCSELKAIEASDSNEEEENYIPSIAIVGRPNVGKSSILNALVGEDRTIVSPISGTTRDAIDTEITGPDGQKYRLIDTAGIRKRAAVASAGSTTEVLSVNRALRAICRSDVVALVIEAMACITEQDVRIAERIEKEGKGCVIVVNKWDTIPNKNQQTTTYYDQDVREKVRLLDWAPIVYSTAISGHSVDKIIADVGMVEKERSRRLGTSILNQVVQEALAFKPPPRTRGGKRGRVYYSTQAAIRPPTFVFFVNDAKLFPETYRRYMEKQLRKDAGFPGTPIRLLWRSRRRGDKGKAGDTNPSTSSAADKFAAVA from the exons ATGTCA ATTCCAGACCATCTTCTTCCAAGAGTAACTATTGTTGGAAGGCCAAATGTCGGTAAATCAGCATTATTCAATCGGCTTGTGGGG GGGAACAGGGCAATTGTTGTTGATGAACCGGGGGTTACCAGAGATCGTTTATATGGAAGATCCTTTTGGGGGGACCATGAGTTTATGGTAGTGGATACTGGTGGAGTTATGACCTTTTCCAGATCACAGATTGATGTTATGGAAGAACTTGCAATTACTACAACTGTTGGTATGGATGGGATTCCTCTTACTGTTAGGGAAGCAGCTGTTGCTAGGATGCCCTCCATGATTGAGAGACAAGCAACTGCTGCAGTGGAGGAAGCAGCTGTGTTAATATTTCTTGTTGATGGCCAG GCTGGCCTCGTAGCAGCTGATATGGAAATTGCTGACTGGTTGCGTAAAAATTACTCGGATAAGTGTGTTATCCTTGCTGTAAATAAATGTGAATCTCCACGCAAGGGACTGATGCAAGCATCAGAATTTTGGTCCTTAGG GTTTTCTCCTTTGCCAATATCAGCCATTTCCGGCACTGGAACTGGGGAGCTCCTTGATCTTGTCTGTTCAGAACTGAAAGCTATTGAG GCCTCAGACagcaatgaagaagaagaaaactacATTCCTTCTATTGCTATTGTTGGTAGACCAAATGTTGGGAAAAGTAGCATATTAAATGCATTGGTCGGGGAGGATAGAACAATTGTTAGCCCAATCAGTGGGACAACTCGTGATGCTATAGATACTGAAATTACTGGACCAGATGGACAG AAGTACAGGCTCATTGACACTGCTGGCATCCGAAAAAGAGCAGCAGTAGCATCTGCTGGTAGCACTACTGAGGTATTATCAGTAAATCGGGCATTGCGAGCCATCTGTCGGTCAGATGTGGTAGCTCTTGTTATTGAAGCCATGGCTTGTATTACAGAACAG GACGTCAGGATTGCTGAAAGAATTGAGAAAGAAGGAAAAGGTTGTGTCATTGTTGTAAACAAATGGGACACAATACCAAACAAGAATCAACAGACAACAACATACTATGACCAAGATGTAAGGGAAAAAGTCCGATTGCTTGATTGGGCACCAATTGTCTATTCGACCGCAATTAGCGGCCACAGTGTGGATAA GATAATTGCTGATGTTGGCATGGTTGAAAAGGAGCGATCTAGAAGGTTAGGTACCTCAATCCTTAATCAGGTGGTGCAGGAAGCTCTGGCCTTCAAACCACCGCCAAGAACAAGAGGTGGCAAACGAGGGCGTGTTTACTACAGCACTCAG GCTGCTATACGACCGCCTACCTTTGTTTTCTTCGTCAATGATGCAAAGCTTTTTCCAGAAACCTACCGGCGCTACATGGAAAAACAGCTAAGGAAGGATGCAGGTTTTCCTGGTACCCCTATTCGACTTTTATGGCGCAGCAGAAGGAGAGGGGATAAAG GTAAGGCTGGAGACACCAACCCATCGACTTCGAGTGCTGCTGACAAATTTGCGGCTGTAGCGTGA
- the LOC135581282 gene encoding cysteine proteinase inhibitor 1-like isoform X2, with protein sequence MRSPRRPCFLALPVLLLVLLGAVLPAPAAASSGKALGGWTPIKDVNDPHVQEIAQFAVSEHNKQANAALALGKVAKGETQVVSGTNYRLVLSASDGSGASAKYEAVVWEKPWEKFRQLTSFKKLVNS encoded by the coding sequence ATGAGATCCCCTCGTCGTCCTTGCTTTCTCGCCCTCCctgtcctcctcctcgtcctcctcggcGCCGTCCTGCCCGCTCCCGCCGCCGCGTCTTCTGGCAAGGCTCTCGGCGGCTGGACGCCGATCAAGGACGTCAACGACCCCCACGTTCAAGAGATCGCCCAGTTCGCCGTCTCCGAGCACAACAAGCAGGCGAACGCCGCCCTCGCCCTTGGCAAGGTGGCGAAGGGCGAGACCCAGGTGGTGTCGGGGACGAACTACCGCCTCGTGCTGAGCGCGAGCGACGGGAGCGGCGCGTCGGCGAAGTATGAGGCTGTGGTGTGGGAGAAGCCGTGGGAGAAGTTCCGGCAGCTCACCTCCTTCAAGAAGCTGGTCAACAGCTAA
- the LOC135608455 gene encoding uncharacterized protein LOC135608455 isoform X5: protein MLSDSTPNLYPPNWASIPDHLLPRVTIVGRPNVGKSALFNRLVGGNRAIVVDEPGVTRDRLYGRSFWGDHEFMVVDTGGVMTFSRSQIDVMEELAITTTVGMDGIPLTVREAAVARMPSMIERQATAAVEEAAVLIFLVDGQAGLVAADMEIADWLRKNYSDKCVILAVNKCESPRKGLMQASEFWSLGFSPLPISAISGTGTGELLDLVCSELKAIEASDSNEEEENYIPSIAIVGRPNVGKSSILNALVGEDRTIVSPISGTTRDAIDTEITGPDGQKYRLIDTAGIRKRAAVASAGSTTEVLSVNRALRAICRSDVVALVIEAMACITEQDVRIAERIEKEGKGCVIVVNKWDTIPNKNQQTTTYYDQDVREKVRLLDWAPIVYSTAISGHSVDKIIADVGMVEKERSRRLGTSILNQVVQEALAFKPPPRTRGGKRGRVYYSTQAAIRPPTFVFFVNDAKLFPETYRRYMEKQLRKDAGFPGTPIRLLWRSRRRGDKGKAGDTNPSTSSAADKFAAVA, encoded by the exons ATGCTGTCAGACAGTACTCCCAATCTTTATCCACCGAATTGGGCTTCG ATTCCAGACCATCTTCTTCCAAGAGTAACTATTGTTGGAAGGCCAAATGTCGGTAAATCAGCATTATTCAATCGGCTTGTGGGG GGGAACAGGGCAATTGTTGTTGATGAACCGGGGGTTACCAGAGATCGTTTATATGGAAGATCCTTTTGGGGGGACCATGAGTTTATGGTAGTGGATACTGGTGGAGTTATGACCTTTTCCAGATCACAGATTGATGTTATGGAAGAACTTGCAATTACTACAACTGTTGGTATGGATGGGATTCCTCTTACTGTTAGGGAAGCAGCTGTTGCTAGGATGCCCTCCATGATTGAGAGACAAGCAACTGCTGCAGTGGAGGAAGCAGCTGTGTTAATATTTCTTGTTGATGGCCAG GCTGGCCTCGTAGCAGCTGATATGGAAATTGCTGACTGGTTGCGTAAAAATTACTCGGATAAGTGTGTTATCCTTGCTGTAAATAAATGTGAATCTCCACGCAAGGGACTGATGCAAGCATCAGAATTTTGGTCCTTAGG GTTTTCTCCTTTGCCAATATCAGCCATTTCCGGCACTGGAACTGGGGAGCTCCTTGATCTTGTCTGTTCAGAACTGAAAGCTATTGAG GCCTCAGACagcaatgaagaagaagaaaactacATTCCTTCTATTGCTATTGTTGGTAGACCAAATGTTGGGAAAAGTAGCATATTAAATGCATTGGTCGGGGAGGATAGAACAATTGTTAGCCCAATCAGTGGGACAACTCGTGATGCTATAGATACTGAAATTACTGGACCAGATGGACAG AAGTACAGGCTCATTGACACTGCTGGCATCCGAAAAAGAGCAGCAGTAGCATCTGCTGGTAGCACTACTGAGGTATTATCAGTAAATCGGGCATTGCGAGCCATCTGTCGGTCAGATGTGGTAGCTCTTGTTATTGAAGCCATGGCTTGTATTACAGAACAG GACGTCAGGATTGCTGAAAGAATTGAGAAAGAAGGAAAAGGTTGTGTCATTGTTGTAAACAAATGGGACACAATACCAAACAAGAATCAACAGACAACAACATACTATGACCAAGATGTAAGGGAAAAAGTCCGATTGCTTGATTGGGCACCAATTGTCTATTCGACCGCAATTAGCGGCCACAGTGTGGATAA GATAATTGCTGATGTTGGCATGGTTGAAAAGGAGCGATCTAGAAGGTTAGGTACCTCAATCCTTAATCAGGTGGTGCAGGAAGCTCTGGCCTTCAAACCACCGCCAAGAACAAGAGGTGGCAAACGAGGGCGTGTTTACTACAGCACTCAG GCTGCTATACGACCGCCTACCTTTGTTTTCTTCGTCAATGATGCAAAGCTTTTTCCAGAAACCTACCGGCGCTACATGGAAAAACAGCTAAGGAAGGATGCAGGTTTTCCTGGTACCCCTATTCGACTTTTATGGCGCAGCAGAAGGAGAGGGGATAAAG GTAAGGCTGGAGACACCAACCCATCGACTTCGAGTGCTGCTGACAAATTTGCGGCTGTAGCGTGA
- the LOC135608455 gene encoding uncharacterized protein LOC135608455 isoform X3 — translation MQSNCVESTRHSLKRKKKERAEKGGVGIQNRGTVGNAGTVMSPSPAAHPTTCAKTIPDHLLPRVTIVGRPNVGKSALFNRLVGGNRAIVVDEPGVTRDRLYGRSFWGDHEFMVVDTGGVMTFSRSQIDVMEELAITTTVGMDGIPLTVREAAVARMPSMIERQATAAVEEAAVLIFLVDGQAGLVAADMEIADWLRKNYSDKCVILAVNKCESPRKGLMQASEFWSLGFSPLPISAISGTGTGELLDLVCSELKAIEASDSNEEEENYIPSIAIVGRPNVGKSSILNALVGEDRTIVSPISGTTRDAIDTEITGPDGQKYRLIDTAGIRKRAAVASAGSTTEVLSVNRALRAICRSDVVALVIEAMACITEQDVRIAERIEKEGKGCVIVVNKWDTIPNKNQQTTTYYDQDVREKVRLLDWAPIVYSTAISGHSVDKIIADVGMVEKERSRRLGTSILNQVVQEALAFKPPPRTRGGKRGRVYYSTQAAIRPPTFVFFVNDAKLFPETYRRYMEKQLRKDAGFPGTPIRLLWRSRRRGDKGKAGDTNPSTSSAADKFAAVA, via the exons ATGCAAAGCAATTGCGTCGAATCGACGCGGCATTCtcttaaaaggaaaaagaaggaaagagcgGAAAAAGGAGGCGTGGGAATCCAAAACCGCGGCACCGTCGGTAACGCCGGGACGGTAATGTCACCTTCGCCCGCGGCGCATCCAACCACATGCGCGAAAACG ATTCCAGACCATCTTCTTCCAAGAGTAACTATTGTTGGAAGGCCAAATGTCGGTAAATCAGCATTATTCAATCGGCTTGTGGGG GGGAACAGGGCAATTGTTGTTGATGAACCGGGGGTTACCAGAGATCGTTTATATGGAAGATCCTTTTGGGGGGACCATGAGTTTATGGTAGTGGATACTGGTGGAGTTATGACCTTTTCCAGATCACAGATTGATGTTATGGAAGAACTTGCAATTACTACAACTGTTGGTATGGATGGGATTCCTCTTACTGTTAGGGAAGCAGCTGTTGCTAGGATGCCCTCCATGATTGAGAGACAAGCAACTGCTGCAGTGGAGGAAGCAGCTGTGTTAATATTTCTTGTTGATGGCCAG GCTGGCCTCGTAGCAGCTGATATGGAAATTGCTGACTGGTTGCGTAAAAATTACTCGGATAAGTGTGTTATCCTTGCTGTAAATAAATGTGAATCTCCACGCAAGGGACTGATGCAAGCATCAGAATTTTGGTCCTTAGG GTTTTCTCCTTTGCCAATATCAGCCATTTCCGGCACTGGAACTGGGGAGCTCCTTGATCTTGTCTGTTCAGAACTGAAAGCTATTGAG GCCTCAGACagcaatgaagaagaagaaaactacATTCCTTCTATTGCTATTGTTGGTAGACCAAATGTTGGGAAAAGTAGCATATTAAATGCATTGGTCGGGGAGGATAGAACAATTGTTAGCCCAATCAGTGGGACAACTCGTGATGCTATAGATACTGAAATTACTGGACCAGATGGACAG AAGTACAGGCTCATTGACACTGCTGGCATCCGAAAAAGAGCAGCAGTAGCATCTGCTGGTAGCACTACTGAGGTATTATCAGTAAATCGGGCATTGCGAGCCATCTGTCGGTCAGATGTGGTAGCTCTTGTTATTGAAGCCATGGCTTGTATTACAGAACAG GACGTCAGGATTGCTGAAAGAATTGAGAAAGAAGGAAAAGGTTGTGTCATTGTTGTAAACAAATGGGACACAATACCAAACAAGAATCAACAGACAACAACATACTATGACCAAGATGTAAGGGAAAAAGTCCGATTGCTTGATTGGGCACCAATTGTCTATTCGACCGCAATTAGCGGCCACAGTGTGGATAA GATAATTGCTGATGTTGGCATGGTTGAAAAGGAGCGATCTAGAAGGTTAGGTACCTCAATCCTTAATCAGGTGGTGCAGGAAGCTCTGGCCTTCAAACCACCGCCAAGAACAAGAGGTGGCAAACGAGGGCGTGTTTACTACAGCACTCAG GCTGCTATACGACCGCCTACCTTTGTTTTCTTCGTCAATGATGCAAAGCTTTTTCCAGAAACCTACCGGCGCTACATGGAAAAACAGCTAAGGAAGGATGCAGGTTTTCCTGGTACCCCTATTCGACTTTTATGGCGCAGCAGAAGGAGAGGGGATAAAG GTAAGGCTGGAGACACCAACCCATCGACTTCGAGTGCTGCTGACAAATTTGCGGCTGTAGCGTGA
- the LOC135581282 gene encoding cysteine proteinase inhibitor 1-like isoform X1, translated as MPRRFDAIALHARPISILRSFTGRLQQSAELRRAPAPTMRSPRRPCFLALPVLLLVLLGAVLPAPAAASSGKALGGWTPIKDVNDPHVQEIAQFAVSEHNKQANAALALGKVAKGETQVVSGTNYRLVLSASDGSGASAKYEAVVWEKPWEKFRQLTSFKKLVNS; from the exons ATGCCGCGTCGATTCGACGCAATTGCTTTGCATGCCCGCCCCATTTCCATATTGCGCTCCTTCACCGGTAG ACTCCAACAAAGCGCCGAACTCCGACGTGCACCGGCGCCCACCATGAGATCCCCTCGTCGTCCTTGCTTTCTCGCCCTCCctgtcctcctcctcgtcctcctcggcGCCGTCCTGCCCGCTCCCGCCGCCGCGTCTTCTGGCAAGGCTCTCGGCGGCTGGACGCCGATCAAGGACGTCAACGACCCCCACGTTCAAGAGATCGCCCAGTTCGCCGTCTCCGAGCACAACAAGCAGGCGAACGCCGCCCTCGCCCTTGGCAAGGTGGCGAAGGGCGAGACCCAGGTGGTGTCGGGGACGAACTACCGCCTCGTGCTGAGCGCGAGCGACGGGAGCGGCGCGTCGGCGAAGTATGAGGCTGTGGTGTGGGAGAAGCCGTGGGAGAAGTTCCGGCAGCTCACCTCCTTCAAGAAGCTGGTCAACAGCTAA